ccgtggcCCAGGCACTGGTGGGTGCGCGCGGTTGCCGCAGAGGGACTGACGGCCCCCTGGGGAGCGCGCGGGTGGCGGGAGCGCGTCAGCTCTGACCTCAGCAGCGCCgggaggaaggagggcaggAAGTGGGGGCGGCTGGAGCTGCACGGGAGCTTCCTCCCTGCAGCGGCATGGTGCGCTGCAGGCAAACCCGAGCAGGGCTCGCTCCTCCCCGGCAGCCCCTCGCACCCCACCGCGTCCAGGGCGGCGATGGTGGTCCCACACGGGGATGAGGACGTGCCGGCGGTGTAGCAGGGCTCATTGGCAGTGGCTGGCGGCACTGCGGTCCGGGGCGAGGCGGGCACCGGCTGGGGGTCACGGGCTGTGCACCGTGCTGGGGGCCTGGCCGGGGGTTTAAAAATAACCGGCTGTGAATGcctggtggggctggggccgCGGCCGCGGCCGGCACACAATCGGAGGAAACGCGCCGGCTTCGAGCATTGTTTCGCCGCAGACACTCACTTCCTCCGTCCTGCTGCAGGGACGCTGCTCTCGCCAGCACAAAGGGGCTGCGGCATGGGAGGGCGGCCTCCCCGGCACCCGGCGAGGTGCGGGTGTGACACGGGTGCAGGTGGCTGTCCCCCGGCTCCCCCTCCATGCCGAGGCACGTGCAGCCTTCCCGGGGTCCCGCTCAGTGCGGCGGAGAGGGCAGGGGGCTCTGCGGTGCAGAACCCCCTGCCTTGTGGCCGTATCCTGCTCACGCTGCTTTCCCCACACCCGCTCTGGCCTCAACGTTGCCTGCGAGCGGTGTGCCGGCAGCAGTTCGGGATGGGAAGGGGGGTCCCCGCTGCTCGTGGTGCTGCCCGTCCCTCCCACCGGCGTGCCATAGCCATTGGCCCCCGGGCAGCCCGTGCCCGGCTGACGCGTGCGCCCGCAGGTATGCCACCATGCAGAGTGCCGGCAGCTGAACCGCAGCGGCCCCCTCAGCCTGTGTGAGCTCTGCGACGGCCGCCTCCATGGCACCATGCACTTCGACGGCCACATCCGCTTCGACCTGCCCCCGCAAGGTGAGCCGGGCTGGATGCGGCCGGTGCCACTGCTCCCGGCGGCTCCGCAGCAGCGGGATGCGCTTGAGGCCGGTGCGGTGCAGGGATGGGAATGGGATGCGCTCGGGGCTGGTGCAGCACAGGGATGGGAATCGGATGCAGCTGGAGCCGacgtggggctgggggtgccggCACAGCCCAGCTCGACACCCGTTTGCAGGCTCCATCCTGGCCCGCAACATGTCGACACGCTCGTGCCCCCCGCGCACCAGCCCTGCCTCCGacgtggaggaggaggaggagggaccGGCGGATAGCAGAGGGTGAGCCCCCGCCCTGCGCGTCCCCTCCGCGTCCCCAGCCCGTGGCGTCCCGGTCACCCTGCCCGCCCTGTGCCCGCAGGGAGCGGAGGAGCTCGGCGCTGAAGCTGCCCAAGAAGAAGGCTCGGCGCAGGCACACGGACGTAAGGCAccggcccctctccccagggtgCTCGGCGGGCCCCCGCGCGTGGGAGGGACCCCTGAGCGAGCGGCTGCCGCCTCCCCCCAGGACCCCAGCAAGGAGTGCTTCACCCTGAAGTTCGACCTCAGCGTCAACATCGAGGCGGAGATCGTGCCGGCTGCAAAGAAGAAGTCCCTGGGGTGAGTCTGCTGGGGAGGGATGCGGGGACGGATGCGGGGACGGATGCGGGGACAGACGCGGGGCTCATGTCCCCGCAGGGAGGTGCTGCTGCCGGTCTTCGAGAGGAAGGCGATCGAGCCAGGCAAGGTGGACGTCTACCTGGACCAGTCCCACACGCCGCTCTCCCTCCAGTTTGAGGCGTACCGCTTCGGGGGGCACTACCTGCGGGTGAAAGGTGCGGCGGGGGCCCGGCGGGAGGCTCGGCTGCCCCGGGGCTCACGGGGGACTCGGCCGCCCTGGGGCTCGCAGGGGACTCTGACCGCCCGATGCTCCCGCAGCCAAGCCCGAGGACGAGCTGAAGGTGGAGCAGGCAGCGCGGGATGCCAGGTCGGCCAGCCTGCCCATCCTGCaccctgccagcactgctgcgCTCCTCGGGCCGGCACTGGAGCTGGTGCCGGGACGCCGGGAGGGCGCCGACAGCCTGGTGAGTGCCAGTGCCAGCCCCGGGGGGGAGGAACTGGGGAGGGAGTGGTGGGGCACGGGACCCCCCGTAGCCATCCTTGCTGGGAAGATGGGGACGTGGGGCAGTGGCATGGTGTCTCTTGGATGCCCTTGTGTGGTGTGGGCTGAAGACCCCCCCAGAGTCCCCAAGAGCCAGTTTGGCTCCTGGCTGTTCCATGGTGGCTGTGCCGTGGTGGTGCTGCACGGGCAGTGCCCTGTGCCAGGCGTGGCAGCTCAGCCGGTGGCACCGGCCCCGCGGCCGTGCCACGTACAGGCTGGCACCAGAGCGAAGGCAAACAGGGGCCCTGGGAGCCCCGGCAGTGGCAGCCGCTCAGTGCCGCCCTGGCCCTGGGGCTCACCCTGGCCGCCGGCCCTCCTCTCACCGCAGTGCCTGGCAGCTGCTGAGCACAGCCCGGTCCTGCCCCATGGACCCTGGCCCCAGATAAGGCGTGGAGCCAGGCTGGCTGCCGCTCCCCGTGGGAGCAGGCTGCCACGCTCGTGGGGAGCGGCTCCGGGGGGCCGGTGGAAGGGACGTGGTGCTCGGCCCCGCGCCGGCAACCCCTGAGGGTGGCAAGTTGGCCGtgtggctggggctggtggctgCCCGTGTCCGGCGTGACAACGCCTGGCTGTGGGACCGGCACGGCCCCGGCAGGGCGGGGGGCAACCAGCCACCCCTGCAGAGGTCTTGGCCCTGACCGCCTTCATGGGGGTAGGCGGGAGCTGAGCCGCGCCGGGGCCATGGGGCTGGCAGCGGCCGGGGCACCTGGGGATGCGGCGGCACGGTGAGTAACGGGGATGGCGCCCGTGATggctctccctgcctggggctggggacgtggcagggtgcagggctgtgccggcAGCGGTGGCAGCAGCGTGCCACGTCCCGTGGCTCGATGGCAGGCGGgaagccccagccctgctgcctttcGTGCTGGGGCGAGGAGATGGCAGCGGCCGcgtcccagcacagcccagggatATGCGGGGAGGCAGCCGGTGCAGCGGTGCCCGGGACGGCAGGAGCCGCTTGGCCGTGACCCAGCTCTCGCGCCAGCCGGGGGGCTTTGATCTCTGCCGGTGAATTGTTTCGGCTCTGGTTAGCTTATCTGGCCAAAGGGGGAAATTAGGTTTTCGGCGCTGGCCCCACCTCCTTTTGTTTCGGAGGAGCCCGGCCGCAGCCTGCCCAGCTCCGGCTCCACCGTCTGAGCTGGGAGCACGGCTGGGCAGGCGGCTCAGCCGGGGTGCTGCACTCTGCGGGATGTCCTGAGCCCCCGCGCTGCCGGGGCCGCTTGCCCGTGACCAGCCGGGCTCGACCAGGCGCACCCGGGGCCCCACACCCCCGGGATGCAGGTAGGCAGGTCAGTGCGGGCAGGGGCGTGTGGCCGGGGGGACCCCGCTGCCCGGGGGTGCCATCTGGGTGTCTGTCTGTCCTACGGCTGCTCGAGGTCAGCCCCGCTGTAGCATCGTGCTGCGCCGTGCCGCTGTCCCCATCCTGGCGGCACAGCCGCGCCGGGCGTGCGGTGCTGGGTGCTGACGCCGGAGGCACcggctgtccctgctgcaggctccgggcaggaggaggaagaacatgaCGGAGTTCCTGGGGGATGCCAGCATCCCCGGCCCTGAGCCGGCCCCGCACGGCAGCGGCTCCCTGCCTGTCAATGGCACCGACACCTGGAAGAACCGTGCTGCCAGCCGCTTCAGCGGCTTCTTCGGCTCCGGCACCAGCGCTGGCTCCTTCGGGCGGGTAGGTGGGACGCGGGCACGGGGAGGGGGTGCGGGAGCTGCTCCCAGCTACGCTGGGGAGCTGGGATGGGTCCCCCGGGGCTCGAGCCCCCCCAGCTCTGCGGGCAGGGCGAGGGGGTCCGTGGCACGTCCCCGCTGGCCCCCCGCCCAGCCGCTCTGCCCCCCGCTTTCGGCCAGGAGACCGAGAAGCTGGAGCAGCTGGCGAGCAGGCTGCACGCCTACGGCACCTTCGGGCTGCCCAAGCTGCCGCCCCAGCTCCGCTTCGACCGCGACTCCTGGGAGGAGGACGGGGACGAGGCCGGGCTGGCACTGGAGGACAGCTGGCAGCAGATCATCCGGGGCGCGGAGGTAGGGCCGGGGGGCCTGGGGGGCTGCGGTGGCTCTGCCCAGCCACCGGCGCGGCGCTGACGCTCAGCCCGGCAGGCCCTGTCGCGCCGGCAGTGCCACCAGCAGGAAGCCATCTGGGAGCTGCTGCACACCGAGGCCAGCTACATCCGCAAGCTCAAAGTCATCACCGACGTGAGtgccggcggccgccgcgccACGCCGCggcagggggccgggggccgcggcCGCACCCCACTGGCTCCCCGCTCTGTCCCCGcagctcttcctctgctgcctgctgaacCTGCAGGAGTCGGGGCTGCTCTGCGAGGTGAGCGGTGGGGGGCTACGGGGGCCGGGGCACGCCGGCAGGGTGAGGATGCCGTCCCCACGCAGCTGCCTGCCTCACCCCCGCAGGTGGACGCCGAGCGGCTCTTCGGCAACATCGGGGAGATCATCCGGCTGCACCGCGAGCTGTGGCGCAGCGTCATGGCCCCGGTGCTGGCCAAGGCACGCCGGACCGGGGCACTGCTCGACCCCGTCGACTTCCTCGACGGCTTCAAGACGGTGAGTGGGGGATGCCGTGCTGCGGCGGGGGGCCGTGCCACCACCACGCCCCGCGGTGACCCCCCTGCGCCCCCCAGTTCGGCTCCCTCTTCAAGCCCTACGTGCGGTACTGcatggaggaggagggctgcatGGAGTACATGCGGGCGCTGCTGCGGGACAGCGAGCTCTTCCGCGCCTACGTGACGGTAAGGGGagcgggcgggggccggggccggtgccggggccggggctgacACCTGCGTGCCACAGTGGGCCGAGAAGCACGAGCAGTGCAGCCGCCTGAAGCTGAGCGACATGCTGGTGAAGCCTCACCAGCGCCTCACCAAGTACCCGCTCCTCCTCAAGTCCGTGCTGAAGAAGACAGACGACCCACGCGCCCGTGACGCCGTCACCGCCATGGtaaggggctggggggcacaggGCGGTGGGGCGCAGCGTGGGGTggtcccccccagcccctcgaACCCACCGCCACCCCGGCCACAGATTGGCTCTGTGGAGCGCTTCATCAACGACGTCAACTCGCGGATGCGCCAGCGGCAGGAGCGGCAGCGCCTGGCTGCCATCCTCAGCCGCATCGACGCCTACGAGGTGGTGGAGGGCAGCACGGATGAGGTGGACAAGGTAGGCTGGGCACGGTGGAGCTGCCATGCCGTGCCACCCCGTGTCTTGCTAccccatgccatgccatgctaTGCCACCCCATGCCATCTCATGCCGTGCCATGCTACTCAATGCCGTGCCATGCTACTCAATGCCACACCATGCCACGCTACCTCATGCCATGTCATGCCACCCTATGCCATACCGTGCTATGCCACCCTGTGTCATTTCGTGCCACGCCAACCCATGCCATGTCATGCCGCGCTTGTACCAAGCCACCCCATGCCATGCATGCTACCCCATGCCACCATGCGCCATGCCACGCCATGCCGTGCCCGGCGCTGATGCCGGGGGCTCCCGGCAGCTGCTGAAGGAGTTCCTGCGGCTGGACCTGACGGCCCCCATCCCCGGCACGTCCCCGGAGGACACCCGGCAGCTCCTCCTCGAGGGCAGCCTGCGGATGCGGGAAGGTAAAGACAGCAAGGTGAGGACCGCGGGGGACGGGGAGCCTcggccccggcccctgcccgcccgcccccgcccgccgcacCGGCCGGCGCCCACGGCCCCGCTTTCATCCCCAGATGGACGTCTACTGTTTCCTCTTCACCGACCTCTTCCTCATCACCAAGCCCCTCAAGAAGGCTGAGCGCACCAAGGTGGTCCGCCAGCCCTTGCTGGTGGACAAGGTTGTCTGCCGGGAGCTCAGGGACCCGGGTGAGCGGCGCCGGGGGCGATGGGGGCCGCGAGGGGGTCCCCGGACGCTGCTGACGGCCCCTGCCCACaggctccttcctcctcatctaCCTGAACGAGCTGGGGAGCG
This is a stretch of genomic DNA from Gymnogyps californianus isolate 813 chromosome 21, ASM1813914v2, whole genome shotgun sequence. It encodes these proteins:
- the PLEKHG5 gene encoding pleckstrin homology domain-containing family G member 5, which produces MHFDGHIRFDLPPQGSILARNMSTRSCPPRTSPASDVEEEEEGPADSRGERRSSALKLPKKKARRRHTDDPSKECFTLKFDLSVNIEAEIVPAAKKKSLGEVLLPVFERKAIEPGKVDVYLDQSHTPLSLQFEAYRFGGHYLRVKAKPEDELKVEQAARDARSASLPILHPASTAALLGPALELVPGRREGADSLAPGRRRKNMTEFLGDASIPGPEPAPHGSGSLPVNGTDTWKNRAASRFSGFFGSGTSAGSFGRETEKLEQLASRLHAYGTFGLPKLPPQLRFDRDSWEEDGDEAGLALEDSWQQIIRGAEALSRRQCHQQEAIWELLHTEASYIRKLKVITDLFLCCLLNLQESGLLCEVDAERLFGNIGEIIRLHRELWRSVMAPVLAKARRTGALLDPVDFLDGFKTFGSLFKPYVRYCMEEEGCMEYMRALLRDSELFRAYVTWAEKHEQCSRLKLSDMLVKPHQRLTKYPLLLKSVLKKTDDPRARDAVTAMIGSVERFINDVNSRMRQRQERQRLAAILSRIDAYEVVEGSTDEVDKLLKEFLRLDLTAPIPGTSPEDTRQLLLEGSLRMREGKDSKMDVYCFLFTDLFLITKPLKKAERTKVVRQPLLVDKVVCRELRDPGSFLLIYLNELGSAVAAYTFQASGQSLCRSWVEAVRNAQNLLQRLRQRRRLEEEEEEEEEGESGASAASSPTVLRHGSTSPDSQRCPSDGSTETLAVVAADGGDELSSPDWDAGPFSSTSDGSSVSTGTSIGTGASAETPTRELPAGALPGRSSSIDSAYGTLSPASLRDFGQQPEGVAEEGREPPPGPPAPRPPSPRLRRRTPVQLLPCPARVLKSKSEASLPQLLPPGPPAPLSQSRSLSDLCAGPPGLAKPPAPRLPPAAAAAPPPSSRSQRSRWRARRPSQGSSVATPRPLPAGPSQTRSRHSTAS